The DNA sequence GATATACAAGATTTAGGGTTACATGGTACTAGTCAACATTCTATATAATAAAAAACAGGTACGTCCCGCAGAGAGCACCTTCAGCCCATCGGAAACGTACCTGTTTTTTATTGATTCTTTATGATCTGCTCACTATCTTCTGTTATCATCCGGCTTTATTCCAATTCCCGACATCAGGATCTGAACGATTTTGTCATAGTCCGCTTCCTCAGGCATGGCCTCAGCAAATATCACTTTTTTGCCGCAATACTGCATGATTATGCCCATGATTGCCGCCGAAGCAAATTCCGGATCGATATCAGCCCTGACTTCCCCTTGATCCATGGCCTGCACGACTTGCTTTTTGATAATCTCTCCGACCCGGATATTTTGTTCAATAAAGACCGCTCCCATCTCCCTGACCATAATCTTGGAACAGGACATCATCCTGGCAATCGGCATATGCTCCTTGACCAACTCTGCCTGATATTTTGCCAGAACTCTGATTTTTTCTTTGAAAGAGCCTCCTTTTTCCAAAATGTCCTGAATGTTGCGTCCATGCTCTTCGCAGTTATAAACGGCCATTTCCTCAAAGAGCTGTTGCTTGCTATCAAAATATTCATAGACGGTCCCTTTGCCGATCCCGGCTTCTTTGGCGACATCGTCCACTTTTGTTCCTTCAAAGCCTTTGATATAAAATACTTTGCCGGCTGCCTGGAGGATTTCAGTTTTTTTCCGTTCCTTGGTCACCGTTGTTCCCCCCTTTATCCGATCCGATGCCTGTAAAATCAAATTCTTCGTCTTTTAATTACAGCTTTTTTTGAGTAAAGCTTTTTCCCTTGTTACAAGTTAAAGGGTATGCTGATCCGTGTTTACTGCGATCACCGGTTTAGACTTTTTGTCTTTTCTGAATTTGCGTTTGAATTTGTTGGACAGATCATCCGTGAAAGAATACATGACCGGAATCAGCACCAGGGTAACCAGGGTTGAAAATAGGAGACCTGTGATAACGACAATGGCCATCGGCGCCTGAAACTCCGAGCCTTCCCCGATCCCGAGTGAAAGCGGCAGCATGGCTAGAACAGTCGTTAGCGTCGT is a window from the Dehalobacter sp. DCA genome containing:
- a CDS encoding TetR/AcrR family transcriptional regulator, encoding MTKERKKTEILQAAGKVFYIKGFEGTKVDDVAKEAGIGKGTVYEYFDSKQQLFEEMAVYNCEEHGRNIQDILEKGGSFKEKIRVLAKYQAELVKEHMPIARMMSCSKIMVREMGAVFIEQNIRVGEIIKKQVVQAMDQGEVRADIDPEFASAAIMGIIMQYCGKKVIFAEAMPEEADYDKIVQILMSGIGIKPDDNRR